In the genome of Nonomuraea sp. NBC_00507, the window CGCCGGTGGAGTGGGCCCGCGCGCGTGCGGCCTCGTCGAGTCCCGCGTCGGCGGCGAAGCTGGCGAACAGGTAGATCGCCGGGCCGATCCGCACCGCGTACGGGTCCTTGACCCCCTCCGTGCCGGTGCTCGCGGCGGTCAGCACCGGCTCCGCCGTGGCGACGTCGAAGGCGGCGTCGCCGCCCGCGCGGCACACGTCGACGCGCCAGCGCGAGTCGGCCGGATCCACGTAGCTGAGGTAGAGCAGGTAGCCGTCACCGTCGGGCAGCAGGCAGAACCTCTCCATGGAGGAGGTCTTCAGCTCCTCCTTCTCCACCGCCCAGATGTCGGTGAAGGAGAGTCCGTCGGCGCTCTCCGCGATGGCGCATCGCCAGCCGCGTTCCCTGGCGTCGCCGCGTGGCCGCCGCTGCCGATAGGTCATCAGAAAGCGCCCGCGCTCGGGCTCGTACAGGACGCCTGGGCAGCCTGTCCAGTAGCCGGCGCCTGTGGTCTCCGGGGGCATCACGAGCAGGCCCTGCTCGGGGTCGAACGCGTCGACCCGGCCGAAGGTCCGGTGTGTCATGCGGTAAGTCGCCTTTCGGGTCTGCGTGCGTGGGCCGATCATCGGATGTCAGCGGGTGGTGTAATCCTTCATCGGATCCCAGTCGGCGAACGTGAAGGTCCCGCGATCGATGTCGACCCCCTTGTCCTGGACCTTCTTCAGTTCCTCGGCGAAGACCCTGCCGAGCTTCGCGTCGAGTTCGTCCGCCGCGGCCTTGTAGTCGATCTTTCCGTTGATCGCGTCGAAGAAGATCTCCGCCTGGGTCGGCTTGGGGGAGTTCTGTGCGATCCCGGCCAGCACCGTGATCGCACCTGAGCTCCGGGTGAGCGGGTTCGGGGCCAGCCGCTGGGTCTCCCGGGCGAGCTCGAGCAGCCGCCGGTCGTCCTGGCTGAGCCGGTCGGCGTACTTGTCGGCCAGTGCGGTCGGTATCTTGCTCATTTCGTAGTAGGCGCGTTGCGGTTCCAGCCCGGCGAGGAACGCGAGCACCCGAGCGGCGGCCGCCGCGTTGGCCGAGCCCTTGCTGATCCCCCAGTACGGCTGGATGCTCCCCGGGTTCTTCGCGACGCCGATGGCGCCGTAGCCCTTGCGCCCGGAGTCGGGCACGGGCAGCGGAGCGTATCCGAGCTCGATGTCCGGCTTGAGCTTGCGGATCTCTCCCGACCACCAGGAGGGGATCACCGCCATCGCGACCCTGCCCGACGCGAACTGCTGGAAGAACTGCGGCGGCTTGAGGTTCTCCCACCCGACCGGCACCACCTTGCGCGCGACCAGGTCCCGCAGCAGGGCAACGGCCTCGACGAACGAAGGATGGCCCGCGCCCGGCTCACCGGTCTGGTAGTTGATGGGCGTGCCCGAGGGGTCGGTCATCTGCGGGCCCGCGGTGTTCTGCAGGGCGTACACGGTCACCCCCAGCGGCTCGGGGATCTGGCCCACCAGCCCGAAGCCGAACACTTCGCCCTTGGCATCGCGGGTGATCTTCTCGGCCGCCTCACGCAATTCGCTCCAGGTCGTAGGCGGCGTGCCGACGCCGTACTTGTCCATCAGCGCGGCGTTGTACATCAGCGGGCGGCAGGCCCCCCACGGCCGGTGGGTCAGCGACGGCATGCCATACAGGTCCTCTCCCACGTGCAGGCCGCTGGTCGTCGCGTCGCGGGCCTGCGCGGGATAGTCGCGTTCCAGGGTGGTGATGAGCTCGGGGAAGCCGTCGAGCGGCTGGATCCAGCCCTTCAGAACGGCCGCGGGCATCTCCGCCGGCTGCTTCACCAGGCGGAAGACGTCGGGCCTGTCATCGCCCTGGAAGAGGAGCTGGATGGAGTTGGCATACTGCTGGTCCGGATAGAAACGGGTGCGCACCTGGATGCCGGTCTGCTCGGTGAACCTGCCCAGCCATTCCGTCAGGAATTTCTGGTCCTGTTGGGTCGCGATGGTGGTGGCGAGGGTCACTGCGGCGGAGCTCCGCTCGGCGGGGTTCCGGCCACCGCAGGCCGCCAGGACGGGAACCGCCGCCGCCGCGCCGAGAAGCCCCAGCGCACCGCGGCGGGACAGTACTGTTCCCGATGAGACGCTTGTCGACATCTCTTGCACCTTTCAACTGCCGACCGCGCCGA includes:
- a CDS encoding ABC transporter substrate-binding protein is translated as MSTSVSSGTVLSRRGALGLLGAAAAVPVLAACGGRNPAERSSAAVTLATTIATQQDQKFLTEWLGRFTEQTGIQVRTRFYPDQQYANSIQLLFQGDDRPDVFRLVKQPAEMPAAVLKGWIQPLDGFPELITTLERDYPAQARDATTSGLHVGEDLYGMPSLTHRPWGACRPLMYNAALMDKYGVGTPPTTWSELREAAEKITRDAKGEVFGFGLVGQIPEPLGVTVYALQNTAGPQMTDPSGTPINYQTGEPGAGHPSFVEAVALLRDLVARKVVPVGWENLKPPQFFQQFASGRVAMAVIPSWWSGEIRKLKPDIELGYAPLPVPDSGRKGYGAIGVAKNPGSIQPYWGISKGSANAAAAARVLAFLAGLEPQRAYYEMSKIPTALADKYADRLSQDDRRLLELARETQRLAPNPLTRSSGAITVLAGIAQNSPKPTQAEIFFDAINGKIDYKAAADELDAKLGRVFAEELKKVQDKGVDIDRGTFTFADWDPMKDYTTR